In one Neobacillus sp. CF12 genomic region, the following are encoded:
- a CDS encoding sigma-70 family RNA polymerase sigma factor, with product MKDHDMITKLMKQYGTSILHLVYTFVRNRQTAEDLTQEIFIKCCKHLHTFEEKASIKTWLYRIAVNHCKDYLKSWHYRKVHVSEYISSLVGGSKSGPEMDYQVKEGKNQLLEDIFKLPLIYKEIILLYYFHDLTLKEISEIQNMKLSTAKARIQRAKEMLKHSILERAEQDGESVEKRKRRTP from the coding sequence TTGAAGGATCATGATATGATAACGAAACTAATGAAGCAATATGGGACTTCTATTCTTCATTTAGTTTATACGTTTGTAAGAAATCGGCAAACTGCAGAGGATCTAACACAGGAGATTTTTATAAAGTGTTGTAAGCATCTCCATACATTCGAGGAGAAAGCTAGTATCAAGACCTGGTTGTATCGGATTGCCGTAAATCATTGCAAGGATTATTTAAAGAGCTGGCACTACCGAAAAGTCCATGTTAGTGAATATATTTCTTCCCTAGTAGGCGGTAGTAAAAGTGGTCCAGAAATGGATTACCAAGTAAAAGAGGGAAAGAATCAACTGTTAGAAGATATTTTTAAACTGCCTTTAATCTATAAAGAAATTATACTATTGTACTATTTTCATGATTTAACATTAAAAGAAATAAGTGAAATTCAAAATATGAAATTAAGCACAGCCAAAGCAAGAATTCAAAGAGCGAAGGAAATGTTAAAACATTCAATTTTGGAAAGGGCTGAACAAGATGGAGAATCAGTTGAAAAACGCAAAAGAAGAACTCCTTAA
- the gnd gene encoding decarboxylating NADP(+)-dependent phosphogluconate dehydrogenase, with product MLNTIGVIGLGVMGSNIALNMANKGEQVAVYNYTRDLTDQFMEKLDGQSITPYYEIQDFVQSLESPRKVFVMVTAGKAIDSVIAALVPFLAEGDVIMDGGNSHYEDTERRYDELKSKGIGYLGIGISGGEVGALTGPSIMPGGDKDIYEKAAPILTKIAAYVDNDPCCAYMGPKGAGHFVKMVHNGIEYADMQLIAEAYTFLRERLHLSVDEIADIFETWNQGELKSYLIEITAEILRKKDEITGLPLIDVILDKAGQKGTGRWTSIQAIDNGVPASIITESLFARYISAIKEERVNAENILTGPKNVQQKLDKNEWIDSIRQALYMGKVCAYAQGFTQYKMTSELYGWDLPLKDIALIFRGGCIIRAEFLNVISDAYQDQADLANLLISPYFAEKVQDYQIGLRKVVCEGINSGISFPCLSASLSYYDSYRTGTSNANLLQAQRDYFGAHTYERRDLAGTYHTNWNG from the coding sequence ATGTTGAATACAATTGGCGTCATTGGTTTAGGGGTTATGGGCAGTAATATCGCTTTAAATATGGCGAATAAAGGCGAACAAGTGGCCGTCTATAATTACACAAGAGATTTAACCGATCAGTTCATGGAAAAATTAGATGGGCAGAGTATTACCCCTTACTACGAAATTCAAGATTTCGTACAGTCTTTAGAATCTCCGAGAAAAGTTTTTGTGATGGTGACAGCGGGCAAGGCTATTGATTCGGTAATCGCAGCGTTAGTACCATTTCTAGCAGAAGGCGACGTGATTATGGATGGCGGTAACTCTCATTACGAAGATACGGAACGTAGATACGATGAGTTAAAGTCTAAAGGTATCGGTTATTTAGGAATTGGGATTTCTGGCGGCGAGGTTGGTGCATTAACGGGACCTTCTATCATGCCAGGCGGTGATAAAGACATCTATGAAAAAGCAGCACCCATTCTTACAAAAATTGCAGCTTACGTGGACAATGATCCTTGTTGTGCCTATATGGGTCCAAAAGGTGCCGGTCACTTTGTAAAAATGGTACATAACGGGATCGAGTATGCCGATATGCAATTAATCGCTGAAGCCTATACGTTTTTAAGAGAAAGGTTACATTTATCGGTGGATGAAATTGCCGACATCTTTGAAACATGGAATCAAGGTGAATTGAAAAGTTATTTAATTGAAATCACGGCAGAAATTTTACGCAAAAAAGATGAAATAACAGGCTTACCGCTGATTGATGTCATTTTGGATAAAGCCGGCCAAAAAGGCACCGGCAGATGGACAAGCATTCAAGCAATTGATAATGGTGTCCCTGCATCCATTATTACTGAATCATTATTTGCTCGTTACATTTCTGCTATAAAAGAGGAACGGGTTAATGCGGAAAATATCTTAACTGGCCCCAAGAATGTCCAACAAAAATTAGACAAAAATGAGTGGATTGACTCCATTAGACAAGCTTTATATATGGGAAAGGTTTGTGCATATGCGCAAGGTTTTACACAATATAAGATGACTTCTGAACTTTATGGCTGGGATTTGCCGTTAAAGGATATTGCACTAATTTTTCGCGGTGGATGCATCATTCGGGCAGAGTTCTTAAATGTGATAAGCGATGCCTATCAAGATCAAGCCGATTTAGCGAATTTATTAATCTCTCCATATTTTGCTGAAAAAGTTCAAGACTATCAAATCGGCTTGCGTAAAGTAGTCTGTGAGGGCATTAATTCAGGAATTTCATTCCCGTGTTTAAGTGCTTCACTTTCCTATTACGACAGCTATCGAACAGGCACCTCAAATGCTAACCTTTTACAGGCACAACGTGATTATTTCGGCGCCCACACCTATGAACGACGTGATTTAGCAGGCACTTATCACACCAACTGGAATGGATAG
- a CDS encoding DUF817 domain-containing protein, with protein MRALKQLVRFGWQQALSCLFPVVIFASLAFTQIVPLPFLPRYDWLLIICLLMQWWMVRSGLETRDELKVITLFHLIGLALELFKTHMGSWSYPEEGYFKIFGVPLYSGFMYASVASFLCQAWRRLKVELVKWPPFLVVVSLAAAIYLNFFTHHFWIDIRWWLSALVIIVFWKSWVTYEVGGTRYRMPLALSFVLIGFFIWIAENIATFFGAWEYPNQTEAWSLVHLGKVSSWLLLVIVSFLIVATLKLVKGKIPQE; from the coding sequence ATGAGAGCACTAAAACAACTTGTTCGTTTTGGTTGGCAGCAGGCCCTATCATGTTTGTTTCCTGTCGTTATTTTTGCCTCTTTGGCTTTTACACAAATCGTGCCACTTCCCTTCCTGCCGCGGTATGACTGGCTGCTTATCATCTGCCTTTTGATGCAATGGTGGATGGTGCGTTCTGGGCTTGAAACTCGAGATGAACTGAAAGTCATCACCTTGTTCCATCTCATTGGACTTGCGCTGGAACTTTTCAAGACACATATGGGTTCCTGGTCATATCCAGAGGAAGGATATTTCAAAATCTTCGGAGTGCCTTTGTATAGCGGATTCATGTACGCAAGTGTTGCGAGTTTTCTTTGCCAGGCGTGGCGGAGGTTAAAGGTTGAACTGGTCAAGTGGCCACCGTTCTTGGTCGTGGTCTCTCTTGCAGCAGCGATTTATTTAAATTTTTTCACCCACCATTTTTGGATCGACATTCGTTGGTGGTTATCGGCTCTTGTCATCATCGTCTTTTGGAAATCATGGGTCACATACGAGGTTGGTGGAACACGCTACCGTATGCCACTCGCACTGTCGTTTGTGCTCATCGGATTTTTTATCTGGATAGCCGAAAATATCGCAACATTCTTTGGAGCATGGGAATACCCGAACCAAACCGAGGCATGGAGTCTCGTGCATTTAGGAAAAGTAAGTTCATGGCTCCTATTAGTGATCGTCAGTTTTCTTATTGTAGCGACGTTAAAGTTGGTAAAGGGAAAAATTCCACAAGAATAG
- a CDS encoding RDD family protein, which yields MINKIILASRKSRVLAYMIDYAVLGVVSVPLMMLMIMAEENEANAPIFLLFLVLFLLYALKDAAKGQSVGKRLLGIGVRKQENYAEIPSISKLVFRNLTQILGFIEFIVLAVNKDKQRLGDKLAKTVVVKLE from the coding sequence ATGATAAATAAAATCATCCTTGCTTCGAGAAAAAGCCGAGTTCTGGCTTATATGATAGATTATGCAGTTCTTGGAGTTGTCAGTGTTCCATTGATGATGTTAATGATAATGGCAGAAGAAAATGAAGCAAATGCACCTATATTCCTCCTTTTTTTAGTTCTTTTCCTATTATATGCTCTGAAAGATGCAGCCAAAGGTCAAAGTGTTGGGAAACGGCTTTTGGGTATAGGCGTTCGGAAGCAGGAAAATTACGCAGAAATCCCTTCTATATCAAAACTAGTTTTTAGAAACCTAACACAAATATTGGGATTTATCGAATTCATTGTTCTGGCTGTTAATAAAGACAAGCAACGCTTAGGCGATAAACTTGCAAAAACGGTGGTTGTTAAACTAGAGTAA
- a CDS encoding CBO0543 family protein produces MLMEHLILVAMWLFGFISFILFIPRKDWRKGILGFLMFQAIIWLCDMPAFTFGLLSAPVREFPKATDLPLTIDYWFYPVLFSIYYVRRRVNVSLWSRVRYFFIWISVSTLIDIVIERYTDLLKYEILRWWGMWIYIGFLFYVSQVCCNWFYKDKTLFQVERWETK; encoded by the coding sequence ATGCTGATGGAGCATTTAATTCTAGTTGCAATGTGGCTGTTTGGCTTTATCAGCTTTATTCTGTTTATTCCTCGAAAAGATTGGCGCAAAGGTATCTTGGGATTCTTGATGTTTCAAGCAATCATTTGGCTCTGCGATATGCCTGCTTTTACATTTGGTTTACTAAGTGCACCTGTAAGGGAGTTCCCAAAAGCAACAGATCTTCCCTTGACTATTGATTATTGGTTTTACCCTGTATTGTTTTCCATCTATTACGTCAGAAGGAGAGTAAATGTCAGTCTATGGTCCAGAGTGAGATACTTTTTTATTTGGATCTCTGTCAGCACATTGATTGACATTGTTATTGAGAGGTACACAGATTTATTAAAATATGAAATCTTACGCTGGTGGGGGATGTGGATTTACATCGGGTTTCTCTTTTATGTCAGTCAAGTTTGCTGTAATTGGTTCTATAAGGACAAAACACTGTTTCAAGTTGAACGGTGGGAAACCAAATGA
- a CDS encoding CBO0543 family protein — protein MRIEWWILISVYVVAIGILLFIPKTKIRLAVVGFLFTQVITFAMGLVAVELGLLEYPIRFFASINRASFTFEYFAFPVICAAFNVWYPNSRSTLIQVGYYVGFSSVLTIAEVIIEKYTDLIEYLHWEWYISWITICLSLYLSRLFCVWFYNKGRT, from the coding sequence ATGAGAATAGAATGGTGGATTTTAATATCCGTTTACGTAGTGGCAATAGGAATTCTCCTCTTTATACCGAAAACGAAAATACGACTTGCCGTTGTAGGTTTTTTGTTCACACAGGTTATTACTTTTGCTATGGGTTTAGTAGCTGTCGAATTGGGACTGCTTGAATATCCGATTCGGTTCTTTGCTTCCATCAATCGGGCGAGCTTCACTTTTGAGTATTTTGCTTTTCCAGTAATATGTGCAGCCTTTAACGTATGGTACCCCAATAGCCGAAGTACTCTTATTCAAGTAGGATATTATGTTGGATTTAGTTCTGTGTTAACAATTGCTGAAGTCATTATCGAAAAATACACCGACCTCATTGAATACCTGCACTGGGAATGGTATATTTCATGGATTACTATTTGTCTATCTTTGTATTTGTCGCGTTTATTTTGTGTTTGGTTTTACAATAAGGGGAGAACGTAA
- a CDS encoding GntP family permease — MPLVIVALGIIALLILIMGLKLNTFISLIIVSFGVALALGMPLEEVVKTIEAGLGGTLGHIALIFGLGAMLGKLIADSGGAQRIAMTLVNKFGVKNTQWAVVVASFIIGIALFFEVGLVLLIPIVFAISRELKVSILSLGISMTAALSVTHGFLPPHPGPTTIAGELGADIGEVLLYGFIVAVPTVILAGPVFTKIAKKLVPESFTKMGSIASLGELKTFKIEDTPKFGISVFTALLPVILMSIATIITLMQKTMGFEDNSVLAVIRFIGEAGTAMLISLLFAVYSMGIARKIPMKDVMESCTQAILHIGMMLLIIGGGGAFKQVLINGGVGDYVAELFKGTAISPIILAWMIAAILRIALGSATVAALTTSGLIIPMLGQSDVNLALVVLATGAGSVILSHVNDAGFWMFKEYFGLSMKETFATWTLLETIISVAGLGFVLLLSLFV, encoded by the coding sequence ATGCCATTAGTTATAGTAGCACTAGGAATTATTGCATTATTAATTTTAATCATGGGCTTAAAGTTAAACACCTTTATTTCATTAATCATTGTATCGTTTGGGGTAGCCCTAGCACTTGGAATGCCGCTAGAGGAAGTTGTTAAAACCATTGAAGCAGGATTAGGCGGAACACTTGGCCATATCGCTTTAATCTTTGGACTTGGAGCCATGCTCGGTAAGTTAATCGCTGATTCAGGCGGTGCGCAGCGAATTGCGATGACTCTTGTAAACAAATTTGGTGTTAAAAATACACAATGGGCAGTAGTAGTTGCCTCATTCATTATCGGTATCGCGTTATTTTTTGAAGTAGGATTAGTATTATTGATTCCAATTGTCTTTGCGATTTCAAGAGAATTAAAAGTTTCAATCTTGTCACTTGGTATCTCTATGACAGCAGCATTATCCGTAACACATGGTTTCTTGCCGCCACATCCTGGGCCAACAACGATTGCCGGTGAACTTGGTGCCGACATTGGAGAAGTATTACTTTATGGTTTCATTGTTGCTGTCCCTACGGTAATCTTAGCTGGGCCAGTTTTTACAAAGATTGCGAAAAAACTTGTACCGGAATCATTTACAAAAATGGGCAGCATTGCCTCATTAGGTGAACTAAAAACATTTAAAATTGAAGATACACCTAAGTTCGGAATCAGTGTATTCACTGCTTTACTACCTGTTATCTTAATGTCTATTGCAACCATTATTACTTTAATGCAAAAAACAATGGGCTTTGAAGATAACTCTGTACTAGCAGTAATCCGTTTTATCGGTGAAGCAGGTACGGCCATGTTGATCTCGCTATTATTTGCCGTATATTCAATGGGTATCGCAAGAAAAATTCCGATGAAAGATGTCATGGAGTCGTGTACACAAGCCATCCTGCACATCGGTATGATGCTATTAATCATTGGTGGCGGTGGTGCCTTCAAGCAAGTATTAATTAACGGCGGTGTAGGTGACTATGTAGCAGAATTATTCAAAGGCACTGCTATCTCACCGATTATCCTCGCATGGATGATCGCTGCCATTTTACGTATTGCATTAGGATCTGCTACCGTTGCGGCATTAACAACATCTGGTTTAATCATTCCAATGTTAGGACAATCGGATGTTAACCTTGCTCTGGTCGTTCTTGCAACAGGTGCCGGAAGTGTCATTCTTTCCCACGTTAACGATGCAGGTTTCTGGATGTTTAAAGAATACTTTGGGTTAAGCATGAAAGAAACCTTTGCAACATGGACGTTGCTTGAAACGATTATTTCTGTAGCCGGACTAGGATTTGTTCTATTATTAAGCTTGTTTGTATAA
- a CDS encoding DUF2975 domain-containing protein, protein MKRGSTLFLRLAVILIATPVLALGIFGLTWLPKNPANPDYAHILYPIVVGMYVSVIPFFGALFQAFKLLGHIDKNQAFSDLSVKALKNIKICAITISVLYTIILPFVFMVAELDDAPGLVIIGMVPIFASMVIAVFAAVLQRLLQEAIDIKSENDLIV, encoded by the coding sequence ATGAAACGTGGTTCAACACTCTTTTTAAGACTAGCTGTTATTCTAATTGCAACTCCCGTTTTGGCTTTGGGTATTTTTGGTTTGACTTGGTTGCCTAAAAATCCAGCAAATCCAGATTATGCTCATATACTCTATCCGATTGTAGTAGGTATGTATGTGTCGGTGATACCGTTTTTCGGTGCATTGTTCCAGGCTTTTAAGCTTTTAGGCCATATTGATAAGAATCAAGCTTTCTCTGACTTGTCTGTTAAAGCTCTAAAGAATATCAAAATCTGTGCCATCACAATTAGTGTATTGTATACAATTATTTTGCCATTTGTTTTTATGGTAGCCGAGCTGGATGATGCACCGGGTCTTGTCATAATTGGAATGGTCCCTATCTTTGCTTCCATGGTAATCGCGGTTTTTGCTGCAGTTCTTCAAAGACTCTTACAAGAAGCGATTGATATAAAATCAGAAAATGACTTAATCGTCTGA
- a CDS encoding helix-turn-helix transcriptional regulator, with the protein MAIIINIDVMLAKRKMSVTELSERVGITMANLSILKNGKAKAIRLSTLEAICKALDCQPGDLLEYRSDEDIK; encoded by the coding sequence ATGGCAATTATAATCAATATTGATGTGATGTTGGCGAAAAGGAAAATGAGCGTAACCGAACTTTCAGAGCGGGTTGGAATCACAATGGCTAACCTTTCTATTTTGAAAAATGGAAAGGCAAAAGCGATTAGGCTTTCAACTTTGGAGGCAATATGTAAAGCTTTAGACTGTCAGCCTGGAGATCTTTTAGAGTACAGAAGTGATGAAGATATCAAGTAA